Sequence from the Papilio machaon chromosome 21, ilPapMach1.1, whole genome shotgun sequence genome:
tttttttttgttgtttatatttctggtAATTCATGCTGGGGTTAATTTATCAATGATTGTGatgataagtattttaaatattttttttatttgttatattttaattgcgtTTATTTTGGTATAACCATAAACAATgttgattttgataatttttattttgttgaacaagtttttttttcgttactCTACATGGTACAActaaaaacatacattttgtaaaatattttttactatttttattttccgaTAAACTTATCCGTTAAGTGGTAAAAATTGGTACTACAATCGCCATATTGAATTGTCAAATAACTGTCAAAGTATCCACCAATCAGTTGGCTGCATTATTGACAATGGCGACACCAAACACTACAAATGGCTTTTGTTGGTTGATTAAACTTTTACCATTgccatataaataattaagtggttttgtttcttttaggCTGTGTAttttatcgttttaatttaatattcaacaattattacagatttatattttttaccgTTTCATTCCgtttatacatttaatgttttgaCAGTTGTGTTAAGAATAATATATTCAGATGcattttgtacaattatttatttattaattcattttaaatgcattttataaatattatctgcAGTTACCAGTTAAGATCTCTTTtgttattgcaataaaaaatcacttataataaatattttggacatttaaaaaatcaatttgagttaaaaaaaatccaattttaAGAACTGAAATACTTCCCCGTAATAGTCATATACATTTGAGATCTTGACTTACATTCcgtagtaaatattatttttttggtatatacatatttttttattttgtatacctTGCGCTttgaatgttattaaatttgtataattatttatattatgttttcattgaaataaaattgtcgaACAAAAagtatgtgttttatttattaaggaaATACATTTGGAAAAAAACCAAGAGGAATATggctttcaaattaaaaaaaaaattattcatacgaaattttttacaaaatacaatatttttgacaaaatatagAGCTAAGtttgtttcaattaattaaaaaactacacCATACAGTCACAAAAGATGTTTTACATCCTGCCTTCATAACAATTGTTGGTTATTTGAACaatcacattaataaaatgaagctTGGCTTCTTACACATTAACACATTCATTGCTTCTATATTTTCACCTACTAAAGTGAACTCGCACGGCGAGTATCATTCAATGTGTTAAACAATATCtagtcatttataattaatccCATAAAAACCacagattatatatttttttaacatggcccaatataaatctttttacgtataattaaatgagtaacactttgtattttcattaaaaagggAAATTCTTGTAGTTTTTAAAAGCAAGTCCGGGCACACATCTatggtttaaattataaccatCGACTATCTTCATTTCCTCATCTGTTAATTGGAAATCAAATATGTTCAAGTTCTCCTCGATTCTGGATTTCGTAAACGATTTTGGCAATACCGGAATACCGCGTTGTAcctaaaataagtatattttactaatattataaatgcaaatgtttttaaGGATGGATTGATGaagatttgtttgaaggtatctccagaatggctcaacaaatctcgatgaaatttggcatagatgtagaacatagtccggaagaacacataacctactaataattaatttattttttattaatttcccaacagctagtaatttagtaattgtaataaatgttatataaaattatcaagaaTCGTAAGTTTATCTcccaaagttttatttgaagattTACTATGGAATTGTGGAAGTGATTATCAAAGGTGACAAATCGCTCTATAAATGATAGTTCAGGCTTTGTAATGGTTAAATTTGaagcaaattaatttaaacaattaataaaaaatactacagattacaaaaaaatttttttgagaTTAATAATTGTGTTTAGCCAATAtggtttctaataaaaaataattaaaaatatactaaccAAATAACGCAGTCCAATTTGGGCACGActcttgttatatttttctgcAATTTCACCCAACTTGGGATCAGTTTTGATAACATCAACACCCTTAAATTCAGGTCTGGCCTCAGATATAAGGCCCAGTGGTGTGTAAGCTACTGGAACTATGGACATATTCTTACAGTAATCTACCAAATTGTGCGCTGTGAAGGTTGGATTTatctaaaagtaaaaaaacctaaaatattaCTACAAGTTTTAACTGCAGTAATATTTGAATAGAGAATAGACACATATTGTAATCTCTATTTAGTTTAAGTGAATAAGCGAGAACACAATAAATGTCAATGACAAGGtagtggaaacccacagttTTCCGcaaagaaacttttttataaaactctcCGCCACACTGAGGGTACCCTTAGTGATcactaaataattcaatgtagTGAAGAAGAAACATGAAGTCAATCAAATAATTCTTATCTCAttacttcaaataaaataaatgaaagcaAAGTTCACCTCAAACTGGTTGACAGCAGGTTTAATCTTAGCCGTTCCCAGTAATTTACTCAACTGCTGTTCGTTAAAGTTTGACACACCAATAGTCCGAGCCAGACCAAGCTCTACAATCCGCTCCATACCTCTCCACGTCTCCGAATGATCTATATCTTCATCCTCaccatttttctatttatgaaataaaaaagttaatgtcTAAAATAGTGCTTAATATAATCCAACCAGTGATAggtagtttgtttttaataaagatttgttggtaattaaaaaaatgtatagatgTATTTTAGAATACCAACAATATTGTATGCAATATTGGTGAAGTTTATTTCAcacaaaggttttttttattattataaactagcttttaccagcaactccgtccgcgcggaataaaaaatagaaaacggggtaaaaaggttatcctatgtctgtttcctggttctaagctacctgcccaccaattttcagtcaaatcgattcagctgttcttgagttataaatagtgtaactaacacgactttcttttatatatatagattgaaaTAAGACTTGAATGTGTTATGGATACATAAAAAAGATACGAACATTAACAGATACTGGccaatgaattaaatataagtctACATAGTCCAGTTTAAGTCTTTCCAGAGATTCCTTAAGAGCTGGTACCACATCTTTTTCTGCATGTTTGTCATTCCATAGCTAGAAAATAGATGAATTTATACACATGTACATACTTTACTTATACATGTAACACAAAAACCAAAATTATGTCAACAAACCTTAGTTGTTACAAAAAGATCCTCTCTTTTAACCAcaccttgttttattttattattaatacctTCTCCAACTTCCTCTTCATTGTTATAAACAGATGCTGTGTCTATATGTCTGTAGCCAGTCTCCAGTGCCCATTCAACAGCCTTACAGAACTGTCCTGGGTCAGCTTTACGCTGAGaaaaatttatactattataactataaaataaactgttacaTCATTAGTTAGAACTCAGAAGGGTATGCTGAGACTAATATTATTGATGCAAACatattcattcattaattaatactcttttctttaaatttcttaccGCATATGTTCCAAGTCCAACAACAGGCATTTCATAACCACTGTTAAGTCTAACAGTGGGAATTGTAGGCAccattttgcaattttttataccaatataatttttgtataataccAAGTATCCTTCTACCAACGGGTATCGAGAATACTAGAATCCGctttaatacagaaaaaattatttaaaagcaaaattgtgcttatgattatttattttaaagtgttaaCAAATTCGACTAGAATTCCaaaaagaaagttttaatatcaatCAGCCAATTATTTAATACCCTACGTTTACTTTGTACTACACGGAGTTACTAAAACCTTGATTGACCTtgcaataaacttttattaaaactttgattggatttgaaaacaatttgaCAGATTACTTGACATAAACTTTTTAGTATTCCAACACTGTCACTGACAGAATAAACCTAGTACTGCCACTATATGgagtaatttttaagtaaaaaagaatttgaacaatttcaaatgaaaGCAGCAGAATTAGATAGAATTAGTATAGCCTAAAACCTTTGTCGTTACCTGTAAATAATTCAGTAGTTAGTAATgctattttcttattttatatccTCCATGTTAATGATATGGAGAATGTATAGCACAGTATTAAGCTGTTACTCACGGCACCatcctcgcggaattaaatggAAATATACCTTATAACGCCCATGCATCttaactttcacatttaaaatattagtaactaTCACTTTTGTAAGTTAATAAGCTGTATCGTTGATCCAATTTACACTATCAATTTAAACTTTCTCACAGCAGCTGTCATAGTATTTCATAAAcacaataatttcatttaaaaaaaaagctttgttcaaaacactttattatgaaaaatatcaaacttAGAAACATTCAGTTCATTTTCAAGCTGTACAAATTAcaacattatcattattttggAAATCTCGtcctattttcattatttacataatttattttccatttttgctgactaaaatattaaacatcaaTGCACATATTCTTACAAACAGGAAAGTATAAGAATACTAACAAGAATATTAGCAAATTCTCTAATATACAATAGTTAttgtgataaattattaaatctaagttttcttaaaatattgtgacaattttcaatattgcCAGTACAAATCTCCAAATACATTTGCAAGGGCAACACACGTGGCgagtttatttgtaataatatcttCCTTGCTGTTACTAGATCCCCTCTTAGTATGTGGCAAACAGCTGCCTTTGCCCAAACAGAAACAGCAATCAAATCTCGCATTTGGTATGGAAGTACTGACACGAGCTCATGTATCATTGGGGGGTGTAAATGTTCCACTGCTTCTGTTATTTTGTCCAAGTTTATTAATGCTTCAGCTGCATATATGTGGGCCCAGGCTTTGTGACTGTTTGATACATCTGGTTGACTTAATAGTTCATTGGCTGTAATTGAAGCTGATTGTGGATCTTGCAAGTTTAAGTACACATAGCTTTGAAGGACAAGTATTGAGTTCTTTAATTCACAacactgtttccaatttattgGTGGGCCCGGTGGTGCTTGGAATAATGGTGCTGTTATATCTGATGGTACCTCTTGATTAGGGAGTAGTGATATTGCATTCTTTAAACATAGGGCGGCAAACTCTAAAGACAGAGATGGAATTGCAAAAGATTCTCCAgatgttgaatatttttctgGCTTTTCTTTTGCCAATAAGATTCTTGTATGGGGTCCACTACCGAGTTTTTTCACAGTAAATTGTTGTGCCTCTTCATTGCAACATTTTTTGACACAACACTCGGCCAATCTTAACCAAATCCTAGGATTATTTGGGTAATGACGTGCAGCTTCCACCAGACATTCAAATGCACCTTCGGCATTATTTGCTGCCAGCAATGCCAGCCCCAAATTATAGACATATATAGGTCTGTCCTTGCAATCAATTAACCTCTCCCTGTCCTCACTTTCCATTGCTTTGAAATGTTCTTTCACAGcatgttgaaaatattttgctgCCAAAAATGgctttttaattgaaaggtAAATGACAccaagattattatttatagctGCCCAAATGTCTTCACCTTGAGTCTTAACATCGTAATTAAACTTAAGTGACTTGTAAAGTCCTAGAGTGTTTGCTGATTCTTttaaatctccatttaaatattgttgctGGGCTATAATGAAAACATTCTCAATACAGTCCggtttcagttttattttctgaCCAACAAACACTTGTGCTCTGCTTATTAGCCTTTCAAATAGTGgaacaatttcattattagattttatagGTTCTCCATAAGTTTTGGCAACATCCAAAGTTTTGTCATATGTGCGTCTACATAGAGTAGCCTCCATAAGCAATAGCACAATTTGTTGATACAACTTAACATCTTTGATGTTTTTTGTCATCAACAGCTTCTCTAGGACAACGGTGCACTGGTAATAATGTCGTGAGTGATATAGAAGTACTGCGTAATTGTATAGAGTGAAAGGTAAATTTAACTCCTTCATTTCGACGTCTGGAAAAGTTAAACCAATTAAAAGAGACATGGTACACTTAAACTTTTCAATATCCTTTAAATCTGATCCGTAAAATTCCACTACCGCTTTGTTTTGCTGTACTCTTTTAATGAGGTTTGTATTCGTGACGAGACCTTCCAATTCATTTAGATGTTGAAAGGCGGACACGTAgtccttttttaaaaaactctCATACGCTAACATAGCCGGTTCTTCACGATCTTTTGATgccataatttaatttaaaagtatttctcGGGCctaaaacaataatcaaaacaaaatttattgcaaaattcGACCCGTCAGTATGGTTCAGTCAAAATCAACTGTCATATTGACAGGAAAACAGGGATTGACGATGACAGTTGCATGATTGATGACGAAAACCGATTTCAAGTTGCAATTTTTCTTACCGACATTGCTTTtctcatatttaatttaaaataaggaatttgaaatgaaaattaaacctATGATAAAATGccaataatttcaaatgtgAAGTTTTGACGAAAACGCTTAGGTGTTTTATGATGGGTAGGATTAAAAAATGTCTCGTTTCCTAGCAACACTACAAACCATAGatacatttctattttataacttttaagcGTCAAGAATCAAAATTTCTATCAATTTtcgttaatttgaaatttgtttaaattcgatcttctttactttaaaagtaCTACTTTAGTAACATATTTGCATTTGTAACTggaatttcataataaaattattacatcaaGGAACTGACCAACAAGCTACCTATCCCAACTAGACATCCcaaaagttgtatttttaatattaatttaagttagtttaaattaatttacctaCAATACCA
This genomic interval carries:
- the LOC106713649 gene encoding aldo-keto reductase AKR2E4 encodes the protein MVPTIPTVRLNSGYEMPVVGLGTYARKADPGQFCKAVEWALETGYRHIDTASVYNNEEEVGEGINNKIKQGVVKREDLFVTTKLWNDKHAEKDVVPALKESLERLKLDYVDLYLIHWPVSVNKNGEDEDIDHSETWRGMERIVELGLARTIGVSNFNEQQLSKLLGTAKIKPAVNQFEINPTFTAHNLVDYCKNMSIVPVAYTPLGLISEARPEFKGVDVIKTDPKLGEIAEKYNKSRAQIGLRYLVQRGIPVLPKSFTKSRIEENLNIFDFQLTDEEMKIVDGYNLNHRCVPGLAFKNYKNFPF
- the LOC106713654 gene encoding CCR4-NOT transcription complex subunit 10 yields the protein MASKDREEPAMLAYESFLKKDYVSAFQHLNELEGLVTNTNLIKRVQQNKAVVEFYGSDLKDIEKFKCTMSLLIGLTFPDVEMKELNLPFTLYNYAVLLYHSRHYYQCTVVLEKLLMTKNIKDVKLYQQIVLLLMEATLCRRTYDKTLDVAKTYGEPIKSNNEIVPLFERLISRAQVFVGQKIKLKPDCIENVFIIAQQQYLNGDLKESANTLGLYKSLKFNYDVKTQGEDIWAAINNNLGVIYLSIKKPFLAAKYFQHAVKEHFKAMESEDRERLIDCKDRPIYVYNLGLALLAANNAEGAFECLVEAARHYPNNPRIWLRLAECCVKKCCNEEAQQFTVKKLGSGPHTRILLAKEKPEKYSTSGESFAIPSLSLEFAALCLKNAISLLPNQEVPSDITAPLFQAPPGPPINWKQCCELKNSILVLQSYVYLNLQDPQSASITANELLSQPDVSNSHKAWAHIYAAEALINLDKITEAVEHLHPPMIHELVSVLPYQMRDLIAVSVWAKAAVCHILRGDLVTARKILLQINSPRVLPLQMYLEICTGNIENCHNILRKLRFNNLSQ